GGCCAGGACGCTTGGGAAGCTGCCTCTGCCTGGATCGATAAATACCTAATCCCCAAAAGCGCGGAATGCCTCCGCATCGCAAACCAGGCCGTCCGGAAGGATTTTTTCCGCCGAATCTGGGAAGACTTCCCCCGCATGGAAGGACTCTACCTCGCTGACCTCATGGAAACTCACGACGCGAACGAAGGCATCAACGCATTCCTCGAAAAACGAAAGCCTGAATGGAAGAATAAGTAGGGGGAGGAGAGGAAAGAAGAGAAGAGAGGAAGAGGAAAGGAAAGAATGCGGGGGGAACTTTTTTCTGTAAAAAAGTTCCCCCCGCACCCCCTTCAAAAAACTCTATATGATTTTTGCCTTGGCAGTCCCGCTGTGAGCGGGACTGCCAAGGCAAAAATGACATAGAAGCTTTCGGAAAAGCGTTCGGCGAAACCCTCTTCACGAGAAAGTCCTTCCCAACAAATTCCGTTATTCGGTCCACGTTCGTCAGTTGGGTGCCACCGACCTGGGAACCAGGCCAGGGCGGTTCTTGCTTCGAACTGATCTTCATGCTTTGGGAGTGAACTGGTATCAGCTGCAAAGGGAAGGACCGGTTCCTGTTGGGGCGGACCCCCGAGTCCACCCGCATTCCGGCGTATCGTTGGGCCTAGGGCAGGCGCGGGGGCCTGCCCCTACATCGACGAACTGCATTGGGACAAAACTTCTGGGAATCGCTTCAGCGTCGGTGGACGCGCGAGCGGGGTGGCCCGGAGGCCACTGCCTCCGGGTTCCGAAGGAACAAGAGGGGCTGTTCCGAGGACGCTACCTTATCCAACGACTGGCAGGGCAGTTCACGGGCCGTAAATCACCTCCTGTCGCTTCGCGACCCGGACGCGGTGTCGTCCGGGCCACCCGCGGTAAGATGCAATGATCGCCAAAAACTGCATGATTCGGCTTCTTTTCGCGAGCGATGCGGTTCGCTTCGTTCACCACATCCTACAGCGGCTGATCGGTTAAAGAAAAAAAGGCGGGGTTCAAACTGTCATTACGAGGGCGCGGGAGCGAAGCCGTCTCCACGTTGAAAAGCAGAGAGTGCTTCCCCCGCTTTCCAAGCAGGGTTGGAACGGCAGGGCAGACGCGCAGGTCTGCCCCTACTTGGCAAACGTTATCTCACAGTTTCAAAGCGAATCTGTATCAGACCAAAACGCGGCGACGGCTAAATATCACTCGCTGGGTTGCTTCCGCCGATGGCGGAAGCCTCTCAGCGAGCATGATACGAAAGTTTTTGGGGAGGGGTGCGGGGAGGCCCTTTTTTCAAAAAGGGCCTCCCCGCATTTCTTTCTTCCATCTTCCATCTTCCTTTTTCCCTCTTCGCTCTCTCCCCTACTCCCCTGCCGCTGCTGCCTGCTCTCCAGCGAGCGCCTCGACGCGCACAGCGCAGACTTTGTATTCAGGGATTTTGCAGATGGGGTCCAGAGCGGGATTGGTCAGGACGTTTGCATTGGCTTCCATGAAGTGGAAGCTCATGAAGATGGTTCCCGGCTCGACCTGGTCGGTGAGGAGGACTTTGGAGACGACTTCCCCGCGACGGGAGACGATGCGGGCCTCGTCGCGGTTTTTGAGGCCGAGCGCGGCAGCGTCTTGCGGGTTGATCTCGACGTGGCCTTCAGGCATCTCACGGTGCAGGGTCGGAGAGTTTCGGGTCATAGTTCCGGTATGGTAGTGAGGGAAGTACCTTCCGGTGGTGAGTTGGATCGGAAATTCGTCGTCGGTCAATTCTTCAGGCGCGCGATATTCTATCGCGTGGAAGAGCCCTTTGCCTCGTGTGAAACGCTCTTTGTGCAGGATCGGCGTTCCGGGATGATCTTGGGATGGGCAAGGCCACGGTATGCCGCCTTTTTCGAGGCGCTCGTAGTTGAGGCCCGCGTAGCTGGGCGCGACCTTGGCGATCTCGTCAAAGATCTCGCTTGGCGATTCATAGCTCATGGGCAGTCCAAAGCGAGTGGATATGTCGCAGATGATCTGCCAATCCGGGCGTGATTCACCCACCGGTTCGACTGCTTTGCGGACCCGCAGGACGTTCCGGTCGGTGTTGCTGAATGTGCCGTCTTTCTCGGCATAAGACGCGCCGGGGAGGACTACGTGAGCCAGCTTGGCCGTGTCGGTGAGGAATATGTCTATCACCGCGAGGAACTCCGCGGATTCCAGGGCATGCTTTACGTGGTTGGCGTCAGGATCGCTGCCGACGGGGTTTTCGCCGAGCACTACCAGGCCCTTGACCGATCCGTCTTCCAGGCCGTGCATCATCTCCATTATGGTGTAGCCCACACGATTGGAGAGTTGCGCCTGCCAGGCATCCTCGAACTTCTTCTTGTTGTTGTCGTCGGTGACGACTTGATATGCGGGATAGACGTTGGGCAATCCGCCCATATCGCACGCGCCCTGGACATTGTTCTGACCGCGCAGGGGATTCACGCCCGCGCCGTATTTGCCTATGTTGCCGGTCAGCATCGCGAGGTTAGCCAGCGACTTAACGTTGTCAACGCCGTGGGTGTGCTGAGTGATGCCCATCGCGTAAAGGATCGAGCCCCGCTCGGCAGAACCGTACATCTCCGCGATCTTGATAATGTCTTCAACGGAGACACCGCTGATTTCAGATGCTTTCTCAGGAGGATAGTTCTTCAGCACTTCGGCCAGTTGGTCGAAGCCTTCGGTGCGTTCCTCGACGAATGCCTTGTCGTGGAGGCCTTTGGCAACGATGACGTTCATTATTCCGTTCAAAAGCGCAACGTCGGAGCCAAGATTTTGGCTGATGTGAACATCCGCGATAGAAGTCAGATGAATCTTTCGAGGGTCCGCGACAATGATTTTGGCTCCCTTGGCCTTGGCCCGGTAAACCCTGTATGCGACCAGAGGATGCGCGACGGTCGTGTTTGACCCTATGATGAATATGCAATCGGAGTCTTCGATCTCGGCGATTGAGTTTGTCATGGCCCCACTCCCGAAAGCGGCGGCAAGACCTGCCACCGTAGAGGAGTGTCAGAGACGGGCACAGTGGTCTATGTTGTTCGTCCCGAACCCGACCCGGCAGAACTTTTGGAGGAGGTAATTCTCTTCATTGGTGCATTTGGCCGAGGTCAGAAAAGCCACACCCTCCCCGCCGTCCTTCTCTTTGATTTCTTTCAGACGCGACGCGGTAAAATCGAGCGCTTCGTCCCAAGAGACCTCTTGCAACTCGCCGTTCTTGCGGATCAAGGGTTTGGTCAGTCTGTTCGGGCTTTGCACGAATTCGTGCATATTCCATCCCTTGATGCACAGTTTGCCTTTATTCATGGGGTTTGTTTTGGACGGGATTGTCCCTAGCAGCTTTCCGTCCAGGACCTCCAAAAGCGACTCGCATCCACATCCGCAGTAAGGGCAGGTGGTTCGAACGAAACTTAAATCCATTGCCGTCTCCTCGCCTCGGAAAGAGCATCGGTCTCTTTCCGGTGGGCATATTCTTAACCTGTGACCGCCTATCAGGCCGTATGATGATCCTTAATTACGATGGGGATTTCGGAGGTGGGGTCGGTAAACGTTTGGCTCGATCGCGACAACGAACTTGGCCGCCGCGCGAACGAAACCTCAAAGGAAAAGCCCTTCACAAAAAGGACATTTCGCGAATCTACCTCTAGCCCGCTCTCGCGAATAGATACAGCTTGCTTAATCTACCATTCGCGCCCAAGAGAATCAAGATCCTAGGGATGATTAGGAAATTGCGGGGAGACCCTTTTTGAAAACGGAACTTTATACTTGACAAACACAGTTCCCCGTACTATAATCCCCCCTAGATGATACACGCTTTGGGGGCTGCCATGAAACACGAAATTAATCTTGCTACCTTGTCGCCGCTTTTTGCTGATGAAGAAAAAGCCCGTAAGTTCCTAGAAGAGAAGCGCTGGCCGAATGGTCCTATTTGCCCTCACTGCGGACATGACAAGGTCTACGCGATAAAGGCCAAGCCAGAATCTAAGAGACCGGTACGCGCCGGTGTTTATACCTGTGCGGCTTGCCGTAAGCAATTTACCGTCCGTATTGGCACAGTCTTTGAGGATTCTCATATCCCCCTTAATAAATGGCTTATGGCGTTACATCTTATGACGAGCAGCAAGAAAGGCATTTCCTCGCTGCAATTGAGCCGGGAGTTAGGGGTTACGATCAAGACAGCTTGGTTCCTGAGCCATAGAATACGAGAGGCTATGATCGAAAGCCCTGGGAGTTGTCTGCTAAAAGGCACTGTTGAAGTAGATGAAT
The Desulfomonile tiedjei genome window above contains:
- the fdhF gene encoding formate dehydrogenase subunit alpha codes for the protein MDLSFVRTTCPYCGCGCESLLEVLDGKLLGTIPSKTNPMNKGKLCIKGWNMHEFVQSPNRLTKPLIRKNGELQEVSWDEALDFTASRLKEIKEKDGGEGVAFLTSAKCTNEENYLLQKFCRVGFGTNNIDHCARLUHSSTVAGLAAAFGSGAMTNSIAEIEDSDCIFIIGSNTTVAHPLVAYRVYRAKAKGAKIIVADPRKIHLTSIADVHISQNLGSDVALLNGIMNVIVAKGLHDKAFVEERTEGFDQLAEVLKNYPPEKASEISGVSVEDIIKIAEMYGSAERGSILYAMGITQHTHGVDNVKSLANLAMLTGNIGKYGAGVNPLRGQNNVQGACDMGGLPNVYPAYQVVTDDNNKKKFEDAWQAQLSNRVGYTIMEMMHGLEDGSVKGLVVLGENPVGSDPDANHVKHALESAEFLAVIDIFLTDTAKLAHVVLPGASYAEKDGTFSNTDRNVLRVRKAVEPVGESRPDWQIICDISTRFGLPMSYESPSEIFDEIAKVAPSYAGLNYERLEKGGIPWPCPSQDHPGTPILHKERFTRGKGLFHAIEYRAPEELTDDEFPIQLTTGRYFPHYHTGTMTRNSPTLHREMPEGHVEINPQDAAALGLKNRDEARIVSRRGEVVSKVLLTDQVEPGTIFMSFHFMEANANVLTNPALDPICKIPEYKVCAVRVEALAGEQAAAAGE